One genomic segment of Danio rerio strain Tuebingen ecotype United States chromosome 11, GRCz12tu, whole genome shotgun sequence includes these proteins:
- the mkrn2 gene encoding E3 ubiquitin-protein ligase makorin-2 (The RefSeq protein has 1 non-frameshifting indel compared to this genomic sequence), with translation MSTKQVTCRYFLHGVCREGSRCLFSHDLTTSKPSTICKYYQRGACAYGDRCRYDHIKPPGRGSGAPADHSNRSSSSAGASAPGPGPPANTSKHLKKPLVLRDKALCSDSRPRVFSAESSELSECWEQRDDGAQKPHSYLEAIRSGLDASAAAAATAGTFPELQQTSPQICPFLAAGQCQYGESCPYLHGEMCEICRQHVLHPHDPEQRAAHEKKCMVAFEMDMERAFAVQQSQDKVCKICLDVVYEKSSPSERRFGILSSCAHTYCLNCIRQWRCVEQLHNQIRKSCPECRVVSEFVIPSIYWVEDQEQKNLLIEEFKSGVSKKACKYFDQGRGTCPFGGKCFYMHAYADGRRAEPDKPRKQLSAEGNVRFQNSVRLWDFIEEREHRSVPQLEDEVNDLGELFMQLSGASDAPH, from the exons ATGTCAACGAAACAAGTGACGTGCAG gtatTTCCTCCACGGTGTGTGTCGGGAGGGCAGCAGGTGTCTGTTTTCTCATGATTTAACCACAAGTAAACCTTCCACCATCTGCAAATACTACCAGAGAGGAGCGTGTGCTTATGGAGACAGATGCAG ATATGACCATATTAAACCTCCTGGTCGTGGCAGTGGAGCTCCAGCAGATCACAGTAACAGAAGCAGCAGCAGTGCAGGAGCCTCCGCACCCGGCCCCGGACCCCCGGCAAACACCAGCAAACACCTCAAAAAACCACTAGTGCTTCGAGACAAAG CTCTGTGCTCAGACAGCAGACCTCGTGTGTTCAGTGCGGAGAGTTCAGAGCTCAGTGAATGCTGGGAGCAGCGAGACGACGGCGCTCAGAAACCGCACTCGTATCTGGAGGCCATCCGCTCTGGCCTGGACGCCTCTGCCGCTGCCGCCGCCGGGACGTTTCCAGAGCTCCAGCAGACGTCGCCGCAGATCTGCCCGTTCCTGGCCGCAGGGCAGTGCCAGTATGGAGAAAGCTGTCCGTATCTGCATGGGGAGATGTGTGAGATCTGCAGACAGCATGTGCTGCATCCACACGACCCCGAGCAGAGAGCAGCGCACGAGAAG aagtGTATGGTGGCGTTTGAGATGGACATGGAGCGAGCGTTCGCAGTGCAGCAGAGTCAGGATAAGGTGTGTAAGATCTGTCTGGATGTGGTGTACGAGAAATCCTCTCCGTCTGAGCGGCGCTTCGGCATCCTGTCCAGCTGCGCACACACATACTGCCTGAACTGCATCCGCCAGTGGCGCTGCGTAGAGCAGTTACACAACCAGATACGCAA gtcttGTCCAGAGTGTCGTGTGGTCTCAGAGTTTGTGATTCCCAGCATCTACTGGGTGGAGGATCAGGAGCAGAAAAACCTGCTCATCGAGGAGTTCAAGTCTGGAGTCAG taAGAAAGCCTGTAAGTACTTTGACCAGGGCAGAGGAACGTGTCCGTTTGGAGGGAAGTGTTTCTACATGCACGCTTATGCTGACGGCAGACGAGCAGAACCTGACAAACCCCGAAAACAGCTCAGCGCTGAGGGAAACGTGcgg ttcCAGAACTCGGTGCGTCTGTGGGACTTCATCGAGGAGCGTGAGCACCGGAGTGTCCCGCAGCTGGAGGACGAGGTCAATGACCTGGGGGAACTCTTCATGCAGCTGTCAGGAGCCTCAGACGCACCGCATTGA
- the mkrn2os.1 gene encoding MKRN2 opposite strand, tandem duplicate 1 (The RefSeq protein has 4 substitutions compared to this genomic sequence), whose amino-acid sequence MEETVIKYIHCGRSIYSFSCPNGGYSERPGGAARQCPICLQILTFGLLDAPVCVPCPLRNGHQVSCAFLIGSAHGPSHLGEWQDSEIHVGLSDSAGLVYNYTLSGVQRDDRGWEQCVCVQLVPPSRPELRELWDTHLQLFALLPEWASERFEEEREFGSCCYGFALTFINRMRSLDNKDCLSRDEFTGRYILPRMKTVSLYISIYQTILQHGFHIANTADDE is encoded by the exons ATGGAGGAAACCGTCATCAAGTACATACATTGTGGAAGAAGCATTTACAGTTTCTCGTGTCCGGACGGCGGATATTCTGAGAGACCTGAAGGAGCCGCTCGTCAGTGTCCGATTTGTCTTCAGATTCTCACTTTCGGGCTTTTAGACGCCCCGGTGTGTGTTCCCTGTCCGCTTAGGAATGGACACCAAGTCTCCTGCGCGTTTCTGATAGGATCTGCGCACGGGCCCTCACATCTGGG AGAGTGGCAGGACTCAGAGATCCATGTGGGCCTGTCAGATTCAGCAG GTCTGGTCTACAACTACACACTGTCCGGGGTCCAGCGGGATGATCGCGGCTgggaacagtgtgtgtgtgtgcagctcgtCCCTCCGTCGAGACCTGAGCTCTGGGAATTATGGGATACACACCTCCAGCTGTTTGCCCTGCTGCCAGAATGGGCTTCAGAGCG GTTTGAAGAGGAGCGTGAGTTCGGCTCCTGCTGCTATGGCTTCGCTCTGACCTTCATAAACCGCATGCGTTCACTGGACAATAAAGACTGTCTGAGCAGAGATGAGTTCACTGGACGGTACATCTTACCCCGCATGAAGACCGTGTCCCTTTACATCAGCATCTACCAGACCATATTACAACACGGCTTTCACATAGCTAATACAGTGGATGACGAGTGA
- the mkrn2os.2 gene encoding MKRN2 opposite strand protein — protein sequence MEKSVIKFSHCHRDIFCFFVPDQCPECGESLSGKRLEEAPVSIPNPFSNGHKTPCAFLVASAEDRLLRDFDGQSDLHTGITNTNGVVYNYTCAGVQRETQGWERCICVPLVQPDMFSLISQWDQYLEKFSTAQMWDPLWQSFNEESHNCFSFTLMFINCVLATQSKRALSKDEFTHSFVLPRIKRASKYMMLCSQITQNHFYIVNNPRRNSQDDPMEENNHN from the exons ATGGAGAAGAGCGTGATCAAATTCAGCCACTGCCACAGGGACATCTTCTGCTTCTTCGTGCCGGATCAGTGTCCCGAATGTGGGGAGAGTTTGAGCGGGAAGCGGCTGGAGGAGGCGCCCGTCTCCATCCCAAACCCCTTCAGCAACGGACACAAAACCCCATGTGCTTTTCTGGTGGCGTCAGCTGAAGACCGGCTGCTCAG GGACTTTGATGGACAATCTGATCTGCATACAGGAATCACCAACACAAATG GCGTGGTGTATAATTACACATGTGCGGGTGTGCAGAGGGAGACTCAGGGCTGGGAGCGCTGCATCTGTGTGCCGCTGGTGCAGCCGGATATGTTCAGTCTGATCAGCCAATGGGATCAATATCTGGAGAAATTCTCCACCGCTCAGATGTGGGACCCGCTCTGGCAGAG CTTTAATGAAGAGAGCCACAACTGCTTCAGCTTCACACTGATGTTCATCAACTGTGTTCTGGCCACGCAGTCCAAGCGCGCGCTCAGCAAAGATGAGTTCACACACTCGTTCGTGCTCCCCCGCATTAAAAGAGCCTCCAAATACATGATGCTGTGCAGCCAGATAACCCAGAACCACTTCTACATCGTCAACAACCCGAGGAGAAACTCTCAAGACGACCCAATGGAGGAAAACAACCACAACTGA